A DNA window from Geovibrio ferrireducens contains the following coding sequences:
- a CDS encoding DUF4857 domain-containing protein produces the protein MKLLSRYLLLIAAVISFSSLIPFIYTVTFGKRAERPAIFYSKVIEDIVYSLEDRSGSRKYYDGAGNEYSAREYTKLIPFIQFRDLQKWGMYPETVGGEHITAEQASNDRDFVNIHSYWIDGDKVRIKLYPLFEAESDFTKIEMPSELFRITSRMEFINGVRNAVDEEKSTLFTNALRDAGFVFPPRMVAGNPTTRKSYDFGYFVQDGAGDVFHLMQVKGQPLIKRTDIKPDGEILYIKVAENHYLPYYGFLITSDGGVYHMMKEEYGLKKLPVENYRPLEQMFRYVKDPLNMTVKITDENGEHVYVADKNYGFEKKFFYPYEGRIRGAFRVVYDTVFPFQINTKHPDKYGSYLNMDFSDRPHAAFIFSAVLAALYAAFRIFGGTRNRALPFDTALVLAGGIYAVAALLLLDGFGRNKI, from the coding sequence ATGAAGCTTTTATCAAGATACCTCCTCCTCATAGCCGCGGTGATTTCGTTCAGCAGCCTTATCCCTTTTATCTACACTGTAACGTTCGGAAAAAGGGCTGAAAGGCCTGCAATCTTCTACAGCAAGGTGATTGAGGACATAGTCTACAGCCTTGAGGACAGGTCAGGCTCAAGAAAATATTATGACGGCGCAGGCAATGAATACAGCGCGCGTGAATACACAAAGCTTATCCCTTTCATACAGTTCAGGGATCTCCAGAAATGGGGTATGTACCCCGAAACAGTGGGCGGCGAGCATATTACGGCGGAGCAGGCATCCAATGACAGGGACTTTGTGAATATTCACTCCTACTGGATAGACGGGGACAAGGTGCGAATCAAGCTTTACCCGCTTTTTGAGGCCGAGAGCGACTTCACAAAGATAGAGATGCCCTCTGAGCTCTTCCGCATAACGTCCCGTATGGAGTTTATAAACGGTGTCAGAAACGCTGTTGATGAGGAGAAGAGCACACTCTTTACAAACGCTCTCAGGGATGCGGGCTTTGTTTTCCCGCCGAGAATGGTTGCCGGAAACCCCACAACGAGAAAGTCATATGACTTCGGCTACTTTGTTCAGGACGGCGCAGGGGATGTTTTCCATCTTATGCAGGTTAAAGGACAGCCTTTGATAAAACGGACAGATATAAAACCGGACGGTGAGATTCTCTATATCAAAGTCGCGGAAAACCACTATCTGCCTTATTACGGTTTCCTCATAACCTCAGACGGCGGCGTCTACCACATGATGAAGGAAGAGTACGGATTAAAAAAACTTCCCGTGGAGAACTACAGACCTCTTGAGCAGATGTTCAGATATGTGAAGGATCCGCTGAACATGACAGTGAAAATTACTGATGAAAACGGCGAGCATGTCTATGTGGCTGATAAAAACTATGGGTTTGAAAAGAAGTTTTTCTACCCATATGAAGGAAGAATAAGGGGAGCATTCAGAGTAGTTTATGACACTGTGTTCCCTTTTCAGATAAATACAAAGCATCCGGACAAGTACGGCAGCTATCTGAACATGGATTTCAGTGACAGACCGCACGCCGCATTTATATTTTCCGCAGTTCTGGCAGCGCTTTACGCAGCGTTCAGGATTTTCGGCGGAACAAGGAACAGGGCGTTGCCTTTTGACACTGCACTTGTTCTTGCGGGCGGAATCTACGCTGTTGCCGCATTGCTGCTTCTGGACGGATTCGGGAGGAATAAAATATGA